From Equus quagga isolate Etosha38 chromosome 3, UCLA_HA_Equagga_1.0, whole genome shotgun sequence, one genomic window encodes:
- the NEFL gene encoding neurofilament light polypeptide, with protein sequence MSSFSYEPYYSTSYKRRFMETPRVHISSVRSGYSTARSAYSSYSAPVSSSLSVRRSYSSSSGSLMPSLENLDLSQVAAISNDLKSIRTQEKAQLQDLNDRFASFIERVHELEQQNKVLEAELLVLRQKHSEPSRFRALYEQEIRDLRLAAEDATNEKQALQGEREGLEETLRNLQARYEEEVLSREDAEGRLMEARKGADEAALARAELEKRIDSLMDEIAFLKKVHEEEIAELQAQIQYAQISVEMDVSSKPDLSAALKDIRAQYEKLAAKNMQNAEEWFKSRFTVLTESAAKNTDAVRAAKDEVSESRRLLKAKTLEIEACRGMNEALEKQLQELEDKQNADISAMQDTINKLENELRTTKSEMARYLKEYQDLLNVKMALDIEIAAYRKLLEGEETRLSFTSVGSITSGYTQTSQVFGRSAYSGLQTSSYLMSARSFPTYYTSHVQEEQIEVEETIEAAKAEEAKDEPPSEGEAEEEEKEKEEAEEEEAAEEEEAAKEESEEAKEEEAGEGAKVEEGEETKEAEEEEKKDEGAGEEQAAKKKD encoded by the exons ATGAGTTCCTTCAGCTACGAGCCGTACTACTCGACCTCCTACAAGCGGCGCTTCATGGAGACTCCCCGGGTGCACATCTCCAGCGTGCGCAGCGGCTACAGCACCGCGCGCTCCGCTTACTCCAGCTACTCGGCGCCCGTCTCCTCCTCGCTGTCCGTGCGCCGCAGTTACTCTTCCAGCTCTGGCTCCTTGATGCCCAGTCTCGAGAACCTCGACCTGAGCCAGGTGGCCGCCATCAGCAACGACCTCAAGTCTATCCGCACCCAGGAGAAGGCGCAGCTGCAGGACCTCAACGACCGCTTCGCCAGCTTCATCGAGCGCGTGCACGAGCTGGAGCAGCAGAACAAGGTCCTGGAAGCTGAGCTGCTGGTGCTGCGCCAGAAGCACTCCGAGCCCTCCCGCTTCCGGGCGCTGTACGAGCAGGAGATCCGCGACCTGCGCCTGGCGGCGGAAGACGCCACCAACGAGAAGCAGGCGCTCCAGGGCGAGCGCGAAGGGCTGGAGGAGACCCTGCGCAACCTGCAGGCGCGCTATGAAGAGGAGGTGCTGAGCCGCGAGGACGCCGAGGGCCGGCTGATGGAAGCCCGCAAAGGAGCCGACGAGGCGGCTCTCGCCCGCGCCGAGCTCGAAAAGCGCATCGACAGCCTGATGGACGAAATCGCCTTTCTGAAGAAAGTGCACGAAGAGGAGATCGCCGAGCTGCAGGCGCAGATCCAGTACGCGCAGATCTCCGTGGAGATGGACGTGTCCTCCAAGCCCGACCTCTCCGCCGCGCTCAAGGACATCCGGGCCCAGTACGAGAAGCTGGCCGCCAAGAACATGCAGAACGCCGAAGAGTGGTTCAAGAGCCGCTTCACCGTGCTGACCGAGAGCGCCGCCAAGAACACCGACGCGGTGCGCGCCGCCAAGGACGAGGTGTCCGAGAGCCGCCGCCTGCTCAAGGCCAAGACCCTGGAGATCGAAGCGTGCCGGGGCATGAACGAAGCGCTGGAGAAGCagctgcaggagctggaggacAAGCAGAACGCCGACATTAGTGCTATGCAG GACACaatcaacaaattagaaaatgaattgAGAACCACGAAGAGTGAGATGGCGCGATACCTGAAGGAATACCAAGATCTCCTTAACGTGAAGATGGCCTTGGACATCGAGATTGCAGCATACAG gaaACTCTTGGAAGGTGAAGAGACCCGACTCAGTTTCACCAGCGTGGGAAGCATAACCAGCGGCTACACCCAGACCTCCCAGGTCTTTGGCCGATCTGCCTACAGCGGTTTACAGACCAGCTCCTACTTGATGTCCGCCCGCTCCTTCCCAACCTACTACACCAGCCACGTCCAGGAGGAGCAGATCGAGGTGGAGGAGACCATTGAGGCTGCGAAAGCCGAGGAAGCCAAGGACGAGCCCCCCTCTGAAGGAGAagctgaagaggaggagaaggagaaggaagaggctgaggaagaggaggcagctgAAGAGGAAGAAG CTGCCAAGGAAGAATCTGAGGAGGCcaaggaggaagaagcaggag AAGGAGCTAAAgttgaagaaggagaagaaaccaaagaagctgaggaggaggagaaaaaagatgaaggtgCCGGGGAGGAGCAAGCAGCCAAGAAGAAAGATTGA